Within the Thermoplasmata archaeon genome, the region GCGCGCCCTCGAGGGAGGGCATCGCGCCCAGCCCCGGGACACGGACCGCCCCGCGATCGCAGAACGCGGGGAAGGAGGCGGCGAAGCTCCGCACCTCTTCCATGCAGGCCCCGAACCGCGGGACCCGCATAAGCCTTGGCGGTCAGTACAGCAGACACTCGACGATGCGCCCGTCGACGTCCTTGGGCGCCAGGGGCGCGGGCGGGCGGAAGCGGACGACGACGTCTCCTCCCTCCGCCCGCAGGTCCTGGATCGCGTCGAGGAGCGGCCGCGGCGCGCCCGCGAGGACTTCCCGCACGCGGGCCACGAGCCGGTCCGGGCTCTCCTCCCGGCCCGCCCGACGCGCCTCGAGCCCCTTCGCGCTCCACGACTCGACGGGGCCTACGGACGCCTCGGCCCGGGCGCGCACGAGATCCAGCCACCGTTCCTCCAGGTACGTGATCACGTCCCGGCCCTCCCAGCCGCAGGTGGACAGGGCGACCGCGCAACGCGGATGGAATCGGCAGCCCGCGGGCGGGTACACCGCATCGGGGACCTCTCCCTTGGGCAGATCCTTGGCCGCACGTTTCGTGGGGTCGGGAACGGGGATCGCGGCGAGGAGGGCGCGCGTGTACGGGTGCTTCGGATGCTGGTAGATCTCCTTTGCCGGACCCATCTCGACGATGCGGCCCAGGTACATGATCGCGATCCGGTCGCACACGAACTTCGCGGTGGCCAGGTCGTGGGTGATGAACAAGTACGTGAGGCGGTGGCGGTTCTTCAGGTCGATCATGAGTTCGAGGACGCGCGCACGGATCGACATGTCGAGCATGGCCACGGGCTCGTCCGCCACGATGAGCTTGGGCCGCAGGATCATGGCCCGGGCGATCACGGCGCGCTGCTTCTGGCCGCCGCTCAGGTCCGCGGGATACTTCTCGTACAGTTGCTCCTCGGGCGTCAGCCCCACCTCCCGCATGATCTCGAGGACGGCTTGGCGCTGCTCTTCCGCGACGTCATGATCCGTGGCCTGCACGGGGGCGGCCGTGTCCGCGGCTCCGGCGCTCGTGACTCCATGAATCTCGAGGGGGTGCCCGATCGCGCGCCCGATGGACATCGCCGGGTTGAGGGCGGCATGGGGATCCTGGAACACGATCTGCGCCCTCCGGCGGAAGGCTTCGAGCCGCCTCTCCTTGAGATGGGTGATGTCCCTGCCCTCGAAGACGACGGTGCCCTCCGTGGGCTCGACGAGGCGCAGGATCGTTCGGCCCACGGTCGTCTTCCCGCAGCCGCTCTCCCCGACCAGCCCGAAAATCTCTCCCGGCCGGAGGGCGAAGTCCACTCCGTCCACCGCGTGGACGACCGCCTTGTCCCGGAGGAGCATGCGCTGCAGGAAGGGGAGCTTCACAGGGTAGTGCACCTTGAGGCCTCGAACCGTGACGAGGTCGGACCCCGACTCCCAGGGGACCGCCTCGGCGGTCACAGGAACTCGCCTCCGAAGTGGCACGCGGCGCGCTGGCCCGTCCGGAACTCCACGAGGGGCGGGTCCACGTCCCGGCAGACGTCCTTCGCGAACGGGCACCGTGGGTGGAAGCGGCAACCCGAGGGCGGCTCGTACAGGTCCGGTGGGCTGCCGTCGATCGAGAAGAGCTCCTTGGTCTCCAGATGGATCACGGAGCGCAGGAGGCCGCGGGTGTACGGATGGATGGGCCGCGCGAAGATGTCCCGAA harbors:
- a CDS encoding ABC transporter ATP-binding protein codes for the protein MTAEAVPWESGSDLVTVRGLKVHYPVKLPFLQRMLLRDKAVVHAVDGVDFALRPGEIFGLVGESGCGKTTVGRTILRLVEPTEGTVVFEGRDITHLKERRLEAFRRRAQIVFQDPHAALNPAMSIGRAIGHPLEIHGVTSAGAADTAAPVQATDHDVAEEQRQAVLEIMREVGLTPEEQLYEKYPADLSGGQKQRAVIARAMILRPKLIVADEPVAMLDMSIRARVLELMIDLKNRHRLTYLFITHDLATAKFVCDRIAIMYLGRIVEMGPAKEIYQHPKHPYTRALLAAIPVPDPTKRAAKDLPKGEVPDAVYPPAGCRFHPRCAVALSTCGWEGRDVITYLEERWLDLVRARAEASVGPVESWSAKGLEARRAGREESPDRLVARVREVLAGAPRPLLDAIQDLRAEGGDVVVRFRPPAPLAPKDVDGRIVECLLY